A single genomic interval of Bradyrhizobium sp. sBnM-33 harbors:
- a CDS encoding Bug family tripartite tricarboxylate transporter substrate binding protein, translating to MAMALRVLLATAWLLSGVLASSAQNYPSKPVRVVVGFPAGGPTDAIARIVAQKLSDHLGQQFFVENIGGAGGNTAAGQVARVTPDGYTIMVVSTGFVVNPSLYAKVPYDPVKDFAPVTLVAVSPNVVVVNPQVPAKTLPELVQLVRDNPGKYSFAGPGVGSTPHLGGELFRLAFKLDLVHVPFTGAAPAIQATIGGHTPIAFTALPPALSAVQSGQLRALGVASIERAAGLPDVPTFAEGGIKDQEADTLTGIVAPAGTPKEIVDLLHREIARIVAQPEVKERLTTLGFKAVANTPDQFGARIKLEMDKWGKVVRDAKLRIE from the coding sequence ATGGCCATGGCTTTGCGGGTCTTATTGGCAACCGCGTGGCTGCTGTCCGGCGTCCTGGCGTCGTCGGCGCAAAACTATCCAAGCAAGCCGGTGCGCGTCGTGGTCGGTTTCCCGGCGGGCGGACCGACCGATGCCATCGCCCGCATCGTGGCGCAAAAGCTCAGCGACCATCTCGGCCAGCAGTTCTTCGTCGAGAACATCGGCGGCGCCGGCGGCAACACCGCAGCCGGCCAGGTCGCGCGCGTGACGCCGGACGGCTACACCATCATGGTGGTCAGCACCGGCTTCGTCGTTAATCCCAGCCTGTATGCCAAGGTGCCATACGATCCGGTCAAGGATTTTGCGCCGGTGACCCTGGTTGCGGTCTCGCCAAATGTCGTCGTGGTCAACCCGCAAGTGCCAGCCAAAACGTTACCGGAACTGGTGCAGCTCGTCAGGGACAATCCCGGCAAGTACAGCTTTGCCGGCCCCGGCGTTGGATCGACGCCGCATCTGGGTGGCGAGCTGTTCCGGCTGGCTTTCAAGCTAGACCTGGTCCACGTCCCGTTCACGGGCGCTGCCCCGGCCATTCAGGCGACCATCGGGGGGCACACGCCGATCGCTTTTACCGCGCTGCCGCCTGCCCTTTCGGCGGTGCAGAGCGGACAATTGCGCGCGCTTGGTGTGGCTTCGATCGAACGGGCCGCGGGCCTGCCTGACGTACCGACCTTCGCCGAAGGGGGAATCAAGGATCAGGAGGCCGATACACTCACCGGGATCGTCGCGCCCGCAGGGACGCCGAAAGAAATCGTCGATCTGCTTCATCGCGAGATCGCCAGGATTGTCGCACAGCCGGAGGTGAAGGAACGCCTCACGACGCTCGGCTTCAAGGCGGTCGCGAACACGCCGGATCAGTTCGGCGCGCGCATCAAGCTGGAGATGGATAAGTGGGGCAAGGTGGTACGCGATGCGAAGCTGCGGATCGAATAG
- a CDS encoding PilZ domain-containing protein: MEQPAYVSSGGSVMGCVVRNISREGAAIDVDNPAFFPQRFRLVMAKDPSIVHECRVAWIQKNRIGLTFIRMVDAVMDRPTSDGTR, from the coding sequence ATGGAGCAGCCTGCCTATGTTTCGTCGGGTGGTTCCGTGATGGGTTGCGTGGTGCGGAACATCTCGCGCGAGGGCGCTGCGATCGATGTCGACAATCCGGCCTTCTTCCCGCAGCGCTTTCGCCTGGTGATGGCAAAGGATCCATCGATCGTGCACGAGTGCCGGGTAGCATGGATCCAGAAGAATCGTATCGGCTTGACCTTCATCAGGATGGTGGACGCGGTTATGGATCGGCCAACCTCGGACGGGACGCGCTGA
- a CDS encoding acyl-CoA dehydrogenase family protein: MNTPIANSADLAGDQAVIARAEAIRSDVAAASDDIETTRRLPPALLGKLHDAQLFRLLLPRSTNGIETDPVTFFHVIETIAKADASTAWCLSQAGGCAMSAAYLDLPVAQAIFGDPRAVLAWGPGLKVRAVECDGGYRVTGVWSFASGGRHATWLGAHCPIYAADGSPRYDANGAQLERTMLVRSEDVEWTDIWNTVGLRGTASDQFALNEFFVRADHSITREFDRECRERGPLYRMSNHTCYQVGFAGVACGIARTALDNFVDTMRNKVPRGAKVSLRDNAVVQSNLAQAEVNLRAARGYVLQSMADTWKDLTAGATITVAQRMNIRMASTHAIHKAREAVDFAYNAAGATAIFENHPLERRFRDIHTVTQQLQGQLRHFETVGAWMMGVDTDLSFV, translated from the coding sequence TTGAATACACCGATCGCAAACTCTGCCGATCTTGCGGGCGACCAGGCAGTGATCGCCCGGGCCGAAGCCATACGTTCCGACGTCGCGGCAGCTTCCGATGACATCGAGACGACCCGCCGGCTGCCGCCGGCGCTGCTCGGCAAGCTGCACGATGCGCAACTGTTCCGGCTGTTGCTGCCCCGCTCGACCAACGGGATCGAAACCGATCCCGTGACTTTCTTTCACGTCATCGAAACCATCGCCAAAGCCGATGCCTCCACCGCCTGGTGCCTCAGCCAGGCCGGTGGTTGCGCGATGTCGGCGGCCTATCTCGATCTGCCGGTGGCGCAGGCGATCTTCGGCGATCCGCGAGCGGTACTGGCGTGGGGACCTGGCCTCAAGGTTCGGGCGGTCGAATGCGACGGCGGCTACCGGGTAACCGGCGTGTGGTCCTTTGCATCCGGCGGCCGGCATGCGACCTGGCTCGGCGCGCACTGCCCGATTTATGCGGCCGACGGTTCGCCCAGATACGATGCCAATGGAGCCCAGCTCGAGCGCACCATGCTGGTACGCTCCGAAGACGTCGAGTGGACCGACATCTGGAACACCGTGGGCCTTCGCGGCACCGCCAGCGACCAGTTCGCGCTCAACGAATTTTTCGTGCGCGCCGACCATTCGATTACGCGTGAGTTCGACCGGGAATGCCGCGAGCGCGGCCCGCTCTACCGCATGAGCAATCACACCTGCTATCAGGTCGGCTTTGCCGGTGTCGCCTGCGGCATCGCCCGCACCGCCCTCGACAACTTCGTCGATACGATGCGTAACAAGGTGCCGCGTGGCGCGAAGGTCTCGCTGCGCGACAATGCGGTGGTCCAGAGCAACCTCGCCCAGGCGGAAGTCAATCTCCGCGCCGCGCGGGGCTACGTCTTGCAATCGATGGCCGACACCTGGAAGGATCTCACCGCGGGCGCCACCATCACGGTCGCGCAGCGCATGAACATCCGCATGGCCTCGACCCATGCCATCCACAAGGCGCGCGAGGCGGTCGACTTTGCCTACAATGCCGCAGGCGCCACTGCGATCTTCGAGAACCATCCGCTGGAGCGCCGGTTCCGCGACATCCATACCGTGACCCAGCAGCTGCAAGGCCAGCTCAGGCATTTTGAAACCGTCGGCGCCTGGATGATGGGCGTCGATACCGACCTCAGCTTCGTTTAG